One part of the Arabidopsis thaliana chromosome 1 sequence genome encodes these proteins:
- a CDS encoding Defensin-like (DEFL) family protein (Defensin-like (DEFL) family protein; LOCATED IN: endomembrane system; BEST Arabidopsis thaliana protein match is: unknown protein (TAIR:AT3G59930.1); Has 33 Blast hits to 33 proteins in 3 species: Archae - 0; Bacteria - 0; Metazoa - 0; Fungi - 0; Plants - 33; Viruses - 0; Other Eukaryotes - 0 (source: NCBI BLink).), which translates to MAKNLNTVSFTVLLLVLLMASTGILETEAACFKFLGECGAVPFPGTNADCTSCCVGNFGSAVCAGRVEVEGGVKHCHCYGTS; encoded by the exons atggcAAAGAACCTCAACACTGTCAGCTTTACCGTTCTCTTGCTTGTCCTCTTGATGGCTTCCACTG GAATCCTAGAGACCGAGGCTGCATGCTTCAAGTTCTTAGGCGAGTGTGGGGCGGTCCCGTTCCCAGGTACAAATGCTGATTGCACAAGCTGTTGCGTGGGGAATTTCGGGTCTGCAGTGTGTGCTGGACGTGTTGAAGTCGAGGGAGGCGTGAAACACTGCCATTGCTACGGAACGTCTTGA
- a CDS encoding Pyridoxal phosphate (PLP)-dependent transferases superfamily protein (Pyridoxal phosphate (PLP)-dependent transferases superfamily protein; FUNCTIONS IN: carbon-sulfur lyase activity, pyridoxal phosphate binding, catalytic activity; LOCATED IN: endomembrane system; CONTAINS InterPro DOMAIN/s: Pyridoxal phosphate-dependent transferase, major domain (InterPro:IPR015424), EGF-like, alliinase (InterPro:IPR006947), Pyridoxal phosphate-dependent transferase, major region, subdomain 1 (InterPro:IPR015421), Allinase, C-terminal (InterPro:IPR006948), Pyridoxal phosphate-dependent transferase, major region, subdomain 2 (InterPro:IPR015422); BEST Arabidopsis thaliana protein match is: Pyridoxal phosphate (PLP)-dependent transferases superfamily protein (TAIR:AT1G34040.1); Has 224 Blast hits to 224 proteins in 37 species: Archae - 6; Bacteria - 13; Metazoa - 0; Fungi - 0; Plants - 200; Viruses - 0; Other Eukaryotes - 5 (source: NCBI BLink).), translated as MMQKKLLLIVSIILNLVFTIHILYYSSTTWNPTWTNRAAAEAETVASFSCSGHGRAFVDGLGVLDGQKPPCECNNCYIGKDCSVLLKDCPVDANSGDPLFLEPFWMRQAERSAILVSGWHRMSYIYEDGTYVSRELEKVIRKLHSVVGNAVTDNRFVIFGSGTTQLLAAAVHALSLTNSSVSSPARLLTSIPYYAMYKDQAEFFDSAHLKFEGNASAWKQSGRNDNITQVIEVVTSPNNPDGKLKRAVLDGPNVKTLHDYAYYWPHFSPITHPVDEDLSLFSLSKTTGHAGSRFGWGLVKDKAIYEKMDRFIRLTSMGVSKETQLHVLQLLKVVVGDGGNEIFSFGYGTVKKRWETLNKIFSMSTRFSLQTIKPEYCNYFKKVREFTPSYAWVKCERPEDTNCYEIFRAAKITGRNGNVFGSEERFVRLSLIRSQDDFDQLIAMLKKLVYHEEDVPSENFMYI; from the exons ATGATGCAGAAGAAGCTACTTCTTATAGTATCAATCATCTTGAATCTCGTATTCACCATTCATATTCTTTATTATAGTTCAACCACATGGAATCCAACGTGGACCAACAGAGCTGCAGCGGAAGCAGAAACTGTAGCCTCTTTTTCATGCTCAGGCCACGGCAGAGCTTTTGTGGATGGTCTTGGTGTCCTTGACGGCCAGAAACCTCCTTGTGAGTGCAACAATTGCTACATAGGAAAAGATTGCTCCGTTCTTCTCAAAGATTGTCCTGTCGATGCTAACTC AGGAGACCCTTTGTTCTTGGAGCCTTTCTGGATGCGACAAGCAGAGAGAAGCGCGATTTTGGTCTCGGGATGGCACAGGATGAGTTATATATACGAAGATGGGACATATGTGTCTCGAGAGCTCGAGAAGGTCATTAGAAAACTTCATAGTGTAGTGGGAAATGCAGTTACAGATAACAGATTCGTAATCTTTGGATCTGGTACCACACAATTGCTTGCAGCAGCTGTTCATGCCTTGTCTTTGACAAACTCATCAGTATCATCACCTGCAAGACTTCTGACTTCTATTCCATACTATGCT ATGTACAAGGACCAAGCAGAGTTTTTTGATTCAGCACATCTCAAGTTTGAAGGAAATGCGTCTGCGTGGAAGCAGAGCGGACGCAATGATAATATCACACAAGTTATAGAGGTGGTGACATCTCCGAATAATCCAGATGGGAAATTGAAAAGAGCGGTTCTTGATGGTCCTAATGTGAAAACACTTCATGATTATGCTTATTACTGGCCTCATTTCTCACCTATTACACATCCAGTTGATGAAGATTTGAGCCTGTTTAGTCTCTCCAAGACTACAGGTCATGCTGGTTCAAGATTCGG GTGGGGATTGGTAAAGGACAAAgctatttatgaaaaaatggaTAGATTTATACGTTTAACTAGTATGGGAGTTTCTAAAGAAACACAGCTTCATGTTCTTCAGTTGCTCAAAGTAGTAGTTGGTGATGGAGGCAATGAGATATTCAGTTTTGGTTATGGAACTGTGAAGAAAAGATGGGAGACACTGAACAAGATCTTCTCCATGTCCACGCGTTTCTCGCTCCAGACAATCAAACCTGAGTACTGCAACTATTTCAAGAAAGTTAGAGAGTTTACTCCTT CTTATGCATGGGTGAAGTGTGAGAGACCAGAAGACACAAACTGCTATGAGATTTTCAGAGCGGCGAAGATAACAGGACGCAATGGCAATGTGTTTGGATCAGAAGAAAGGTTTGTGCGATTGAGTCTCATCAGATCACAAGATGACTTTGATCAGCTTATTGCTATGTTGAAGAAGTTAGTTTACCATGAGGAAGATGTTCCTTCTGAAAACTTTATGTATATTTAG
- a CDS encoding Ankyrin repeat family protein (Ankyrin repeat family protein; CONTAINS InterPro DOMAIN/s: Ankyrin repeat-containing domain (InterPro:IPR020683), Ankyrin repeat (InterPro:IPR002110); BEST Arabidopsis thaliana protein match is: Ankyrin repeat family protein (TAIR:AT5G54710.1); Has 21592 Blast hits to 11730 proteins in 530 species: Archae - 23; Bacteria - 1311; Metazoa - 12347; Fungi - 1424; Plants - 2545; Viruses - 58; Other Eukaryotes - 3884 (source: NCBI BLink).) — MMMQEKSHLKSLEKKKMVAPIIDAILANDVSTLLALAEGNLSVLRERYHWDSLGGTVLHLATELGHKEIVEAIIKLCPSLVGVTNLDGDTPLHFAARWGHATIVAQILASGYAEFTPVNGRGETAFVVACRYTNPDVASLILEETSSITIGEFYATFVLGEYTDIARRMLERFPKLAWNADGELSTPLHHACNANNLEITKMLLEIDESLAERVNKDGFTPLHLAAMKCSIPILKEFSDKAPRYFDILTPAKETVFHLAAEHKNILAFYFMAESPDRNNLLHQVDRYGNTVLHTAVMSSCYSVIVSITYETTIDLSAKNNRGLKAVDLINVDDEDYSKISRWLRFDAKQIRSLSDPNHQQGNKNMGVLSEYKKMQIFETPSKRESKMHAEALLNARNTITIVAVLIASVAFTCGINPPGGVYQEGPYKGKSTAGRTLAFQVFSISNNIALFTSLCIVILLVSIIPYRTRPLKNFLKLTHRILWVAVASMALAYVSAASIIIPHVEGKRWLFTTVLSISTLMLGGLFAFMTYKVIRHWLKKMTFNPMMIIMSAFTSISIGVDWLAAGSDGYYFY; from the exons atgatgatgcaaGAAAAAAGTCACCTTAAATcactggagaagaagaagatggttgCACCAATTATCGATGCCATCCTCGCAAACGACGTGTCCACTTTACTCGCTCTCGCAGAGGGGAATCTATCGGTATTGAGGGAGAGATACCACTGGGATTCTCTCGGTGGGACGGTTTTGCATCTAGCGACTGAACTTGGGCATAAGGAAATTGTCGAGGCGATAATTAAGCTTTGTCCTTCTCTAGTCGGTGTTACCAACCTTGATGGCGACACTCCTCTTCATTTTGCTGCACGCTGGGGACATGCGACCATTGTGGCTCAGATATTAGCGTCTGGATATGCTGAGTTCACCCCGGTCAACGGACGAGGAGAAACTGCCTTCGTTGTTGCTTGCCGCTACACTAACCCCGATGTCGCTAGTCTTATATTGGAAGAAACAAGTTCTATCACAATCGGGGAATTTTATGCAACGTTTGTTCTTGGAGAATATACGG ATATCGCAAGGAGAATGCTAGAGAGGTTCCCAAAACTAGCTTGGAATGCCGATGGAGAATTGTCAACCCCATTGCATCATGCGTGCAACGCCAACAACCTCGagataacaaaaatgttgCTAGAGATTGATGAAAGCCTTGCAGAGAGGGTCAACAAAGATGGTTTCACACCTTTGCATTTGGCGGCCATGAAATGCTCAATTCCAATTCTGAAGGAGTTTTCGGATAAGGCTCCAAGATATTTCGACATACTAACACCAGCAAAAGAAACCGTCTTCCATCTAGCTGCGGAACACAAAAATATACTAGCGTTCTATTTCATGGCAGAGAGTCCCGATAGAAACAATCTTCTCCACCAGGTAGATAGATATGGCAACACTGTACTACACACTGCGGTCATGTCCAGCTGCTATTCC GTGATAGTCAGCATCACTTATGAAACAACAATAGATCTCTCTGCCAAAAATAATAGAGGTTTGAAAGCGGTTGATCTTATCAACGTCGATGATGAagattatagtaaaatatCCCGGTGGCTCAGGTTTGATGCAAAACAAATTCGAAGCCTTAGTGATCCTAATCATCAACAAGGGAACAAAAACATGGGAGTATTATCTGAGTATAAGAAGATGCAGATATTTGAAACGCCTTCAAAGAGGGAAAGTAAAATGCATGCAGAAGCATTGCTGAACGCAAGGAACACAATCACAATAGTTGCAGTTTTGATTGCCTCGGTTGCCTTCACCTGCGGTATAAATCCTCCTGGTGGTGTCTATCAAGAAGGACCCTACAAAGGAAAATCAACTGCGGGAAGAACGTTGGCCTTCCAAGTGTTTTCTATAAGCAACAACATCGCATTGTTCACATCCCTTTGCATTGTAATCCTTCTTGTCAGCATTATACCTTACAGGACGAGACCACTCAAGAACTTCTTAAAACTAACACATAGGATACTTTGGGTGGCTGTGGCATCCATGGCACTCGCTTATGTTTCCGCAGCTTCCATAATCATACCGCATGTCGAAGGAAAAAGATGGTTGTTCACAACTGTTCTTTCTATCTCTACCTTGATGCTCGGAGGTCTGTTTGCGTTTATGACCTATAAAGTCATCAGACActggttgaagaagatgacattTAACCCAATGATGATTATTATGTCAGCGTTTACTTCTATATCCATAGGTGTTGACTGGCTAGCCGCTGGAAGTGACGGCTATTACTTCTACTGA
- a CDS encoding Pyridoxal phosphate (PLP)-dependent transferases superfamily protein: MRQAERSAILVSGWHRMSYIYEDGTYVSRELEKVIRKLHSVVGNAVTDNRFVIFGSGTTQLLAAAVHALSLTNSSVSSPARLLTSIPYYAMYKDQAEFFDSAHLKFEGNASAWKQSGRNDNITQVIEVVTSPNNPDGKLKRAVLDGPNVKTLHDYAYYWPHFSPITHPVDEDLSLFSLSKTTGHAGSRFGWGLVKDKAIYEKMDRFIRLTSMGVSKETQLHVLQLLKVVVGDGGNEIFSFGYGTVKKRWETLNKIFSMSTRFSLQTIKPEYCNYFKKVREFTPSYAWVKCERPEDTNCYEIFRAAKITGRNGNVFGSEERFVRLSLIRSQDDFDQLIAMLKKLVYHEEDVPSENFMYI, from the exons ATGCGACAAGCAGAGAGAAGCGCGATTTTGGTCTCGGGATGGCACAGGATGAGTTATATATACGAAGATGGGACATATGTGTCTCGAGAGCTCGAGAAGGTCATTAGAAAACTTCATAGTGTAGTGGGAAATGCAGTTACAGATAACAGATTCGTAATCTTTGGATCTGGTACCACACAATTGCTTGCAGCAGCTGTTCATGCCTTGTCTTTGACAAACTCATCAGTATCATCACCTGCAAGACTTCTGACTTCTATTCCATACTATGCT ATGTACAAGGACCAAGCAGAGTTTTTTGATTCAGCACATCTCAAGTTTGAAGGAAATGCGTCTGCGTGGAAGCAGAGCGGACGCAATGATAATATCACACAAGTTATAGAGGTGGTGACATCTCCGAATAATCCAGATGGGAAATTGAAAAGAGCGGTTCTTGATGGTCCTAATGTGAAAACACTTCATGATTATGCTTATTACTGGCCTCATTTCTCACCTATTACACATCCAGTTGATGAAGATTTGAGCCTGTTTAGTCTCTCCAAGACTACAGGTCATGCTGGTTCAAGATTCGG GTGGGGATTGGTAAAGGACAAAgctatttatgaaaaaatggaTAGATTTATACGTTTAACTAGTATGGGAGTTTCTAAAGAAACACAGCTTCATGTTCTTCAGTTGCTCAAAGTAGTAGTTGGTGATGGAGGCAATGAGATATTCAGTTTTGGTTATGGAACTGTGAAGAAAAGATGGGAGACACTGAACAAGATCTTCTCCATGTCCACGCGTTTCTCGCTCCAGACAATCAAACCTGAGTACTGCAACTATTTCAAGAAAGTTAGAGAGTTTACTCCTT CTTATGCATGGGTGAAGTGTGAGAGACCAGAAGACACAAACTGCTATGAGATTTTCAGAGCGGCGAAGATAACAGGACGCAATGGCAATGTGTTTGGATCAGAAGAAAGGTTTGTGCGATTGAGTCTCATCAGATCACAAGATGACTTTGATCAGCTTATTGCTATGTTGAAGAAGTTAGTTTACCATGAGGAAGATGTTCCTTCTGAAAACTTTATGTATATTTAG